AAACTCTTCATTAGTTGGATATTTACCTTCTTTAACTACAATTCCATCTACCATAGTTACAGGTAATGTATTTACTCCTTTAGTATTTAATATTGCATTTATTTCTTTATTATCTATAAACGCTTGAGGATTACTTGTAAGATTATATCTTTCAACTAATATACCCTTATTCTTTAATGTGTTTAGAACAGTTGAAACTCTTAATAATTCCTTATTTACAGATGGACCACAAACACCAGTTGAACAGCACATAGCTGGATCAAATATTATCATTTTTTTCATTTTAAATTCACTCCTTCTGATATCTCGTTTAGCATAGATTAAATACACACTACTCACATACGTTCGTATGTGTAAGCGATTCACACAAAATACAAGATTTTGGTTCTCTGCTTAAACGGATTGTTTTTATTTACAAATACATTTTGTTTTATCCTTGCAAATACATTCTTCAGTTTCTGTTACAATATTCATTAAAAATAAACTTAACTTATTACAATTGTTAACATTCAAATAATAATAACTCCAAAGTCCTTCCTTTCTAGCCTCTACAAGTCCAGACTCAATTAATACTTTCATATGATGTGAAAGTGTTGGTTGCGTAAAATCAAAATGATTTAAAATATCACATGCACACTTTTCGCCACAAGATAATATATCAATTATTTTTAGTCTACTTGCATCAGATAATGCTTTAAATATTTTTGCATTTTCTTCATAATTCATCTTCATTCAGAACCTCTCTATATAGATATTCATCTATTTATAATATAGAACAATACCTATATATTGTCAATATTATTGTTGTTTTAAAAGAGTTTTTATCATCACTATATACATATATATCTATTTATATACTCATTTTATGCAAAAATTTAATTATTGCCACAAAATAGTATTATGAAAATATTCTAATGACTATACATCGTTTCAAAATTTTCCAAACAAAAAACAAACCCCAAATAACTAAGTCGTTTGCTTTTATATTATTTGTATGTTAAATCTTTAGATAGCTCTTTTTTACGATAAATACTTTTTTAATTTCTTCTGCAATAATTGTTAATTTAGCCATCCAAATATTATTTGCATTGAATTTGTCAACTTATAAAGTTATGGCACTGACCTCTTTATGAGGTAAATACTACCGATTTACTATGAAATGATTGAAATTAGTCGTAAAAAGTGTTATGCTATCAACATTGAAAGAAAACAGAATATCATTACTATATAGTCTTCCCAATTGCAAAATTGCGATTGGGAAGATTATATATTGAAGAGCTTATTTTTATAGGCTCTTTTCAAATGATTAAAAGAGAGGTAATAATATGATAAAAATTGATAACTTATCCTACTCATTTCCGCAAAAAGACCTATATAATAATATTTCTTTTACTTTAGAAAATGATCAACATTGTGCTTTTATAGGAA
The DNA window shown above is from Clostridium beijerinckii and carries:
- a CDS encoding arsenical resistance operon transcriptional repressor ArsD, encoding MKKMIIFDPAMCCSTGVCGPSVNKELLRVSTVLNTLKNKGILVERYNLTSNPQAFIDNKEINAILNTKGVNTLPVTMVDGIVVKEGKYPTNEEFCSLLEIPASYLAVNIKKTNINKSNIKKSNNGCGCKGGCC
- a CDS encoding transcriptional regulator; the protein is MKMNYEENAKIFKALSDASRLKIIDILSCGEKCACDILNHFDFTQPTLSHHMKVLIESGLVEARKEGLWSYYYLNVNNCNKLSLFLMNIVTETEECICKDKTKCICK